A region of Arabidopsis thaliana chromosome 5, partial sequence DNA encodes the following proteins:
- a CDS encoding succinate dehydrogenase assembly factor (unknown protein; CONTAINS InterPro DOMAIN/s: Protein of unknown function DUF1674 (InterPro:IPR012875); Has 30201 Blast hits to 17322 proteins in 780 species: Archae - 12; Bacteria - 1396; Metazoa - 17338; Fungi - 3422; Plants - 5037; Viruses - 0; Other Eukaryotes - 2996 (source: NCBI BLink).) → MATNNIVRLIAPSRSVSSRFLEPVSRFLSSGTPPPPQAPSPNQDLNRDVKPDQNLQQNLQMQKEEEEEGEGGGGGEFVNEDTGEIGGPRGPEPTRYGDWEQRGRCSDF, encoded by the coding sequence ATGGCGACGAACAACATCGTACGTTTGATCGCTCCAAGCCGATCCGTCTCCTCTAGATTCCTCGAGCCAGTGTCACGGTTTCTAAGCTCCGGTACACCTCCTCCGCCGCAAGCTCCATCTCCGAATCAGGATCTGAACCGGGACGTGAAGCCAGATCAGAATCTTCAACAGAATCTGCAGATgcagaaggaagaagaagaggaaggagaaggtggtggaggtggagagTTTGTGAACGAAGATACTGGTGAGATTGGAGGGCCTAGAGGTCCTGAACCGACTCGGTACGGCGATTGGGAACAACGTGGTCGATGCTCTGATTTCTGA
- the VDAC2 gene encoding voltage dependent anion channel 2 (voltage dependent anion channel 2 (VDAC2); CONTAINS InterPro DOMAIN/s: Porin, eukaryotic type (InterPro:IPR001925); BEST Arabidopsis thaliana protein match is: voltage dependent anion channel 5 (TAIR:AT3G49920.1).), producing MSKGPGLFTDIGKKAKDLLTRDYNSDQKFSISTYSASGVGTERENEYQDDIYFCLRTRCLIMSENEALTSTALKKGGVHAADVATQYKYKNALFDVKIDTDSSVLTTVTLTEILPSTKAIASFKVPDYNSAKLEVQYFHDHATVTAAAALKQNPLIDITATLGSPVISFGAEAGYDTTSKTFTKYNAGISVTKPDACLSIILGDKGDSLKASYLHHFDEFKRTAAVGEVYRKFSTNENTITVGGLYAIDHSTAVKAKLNNHGTLGALLQHEVLPRSLVTVSSEIDTKALEKHPRFGLSLALKP from the exons ATGAGCAAAGGTCCAGGACTCTTCACCGATATCGGCAAGAAAGCCAAAG ATCTGTTGACGAGAGACTACAATTCCGATCAGAAGTTCAGTATCTCCACTTACAGTGCCTCCGGCGTG GGAACTGAGAGAGAGAACGAGTATCAGGATGATATTTACTTCTGTTTAAGAACTAGATGTTTGATAATGAGTGAAAATGAG GCCCTTACGTCTACTGCTCTGAAGAAAGGAGGAGTTCATGCTGCTGATGTTGCCACCCAATACAAGTACAAGAATGCTTTGTTTGATGTTAAAATCGACACTGATTCTAGT GTTTTGACAACAGTCACACTTACCGAGATCCTCCCATCAACAAAAGCCATTGCCTCCTTCAAAGTCCCTGATTATAATTCCGCCAAG CTCGAGGTGCAATACTTCCACGACCACGCAACAGTTACCGCTGCTGCAGCTTTGAAACAAAACCCACTAATTGACATAACAGCTACTCTTGGTTCGCCAGTCATCTCATTTGGTGCTGAAGCTGGATATGACACAACCTCCAAAACTTTCACCAAGTACAATGCCGGGATCAGTGTGACAAAACCAGATGCTTGCCTCTCCATAATATT gGGAGACAAAGGAGACTCACTCAAAGCATCATACCTTCATCACTTTGATGAATTTAAGAGAACCGCAGCAGTTGGTGAGGTTTACAGGAAGTTCTCGACAAATGAAAACACGATAACGGTTGGTGGATTGTATGCGATTGATCATTCGACTGCAGTGAAAGCTAAGCTCAACAACCATGGCACACTTGGTGCTCTTCTGCAGCACGAGGTCCTGCCCAGATCACTAGTGACTGTTTCCAGTGAGATTGACACTAAGGCTTTAGAAAAGCATCCAAGGTTTGGTCTCTCTCTTGCTCTCAAACCTTGA
- the VDAC2 gene encoding voltage dependent anion channel 2, translated as MSKGPGLFTDIGKKAKDLLTRDYNSDQKFSISTYSASGVALTSTALKKGGVHAADVATQYKYKNALFDVKIDTDSSVLTTVTLTEILPSTKAIASFKVPDYNSAKLEVQYFHDHATVTAAAALKQNPLIDITATLGSPVISFGAEAGYDTTSKTFTKYNAGISVTKPDACLSIILGDKGDSLKASYLHHFDEFKRTAAVGEVYRKFSTNENTITVGGLYAIDHSTAVKAKLNNHGTLGALLQHEVLPRSLVTVSSEIDTKALEKHPRFGLSLALKP; from the exons ATGAGCAAAGGTCCAGGACTCTTCACCGATATCGGCAAGAAAGCCAAAG ATCTGTTGACGAGAGACTACAATTCCGATCAGAAGTTCAGTATCTCCACTTACAGTGCCTCCGGCGTG GCCCTTACGTCTACTGCTCTGAAGAAAGGAGGAGTTCATGCTGCTGATGTTGCCACCCAATACAAGTACAAGAATGCTTTGTTTGATGTTAAAATCGACACTGATTCTAGT GTTTTGACAACAGTCACACTTACCGAGATCCTCCCATCAACAAAAGCCATTGCCTCCTTCAAAGTCCCTGATTATAATTCCGCCAAG CTCGAGGTGCAATACTTCCACGACCACGCAACAGTTACCGCTGCTGCAGCTTTGAAACAAAACCCACTAATTGACATAACAGCTACTCTTGGTTCGCCAGTCATCTCATTTGGTGCTGAAGCTGGATATGACACAACCTCCAAAACTTTCACCAAGTACAATGCCGGGATCAGTGTGACAAAACCAGATGCTTGCCTCTCCATAATATT gGGAGACAAAGGAGACTCACTCAAAGCATCATACCTTCATCACTTTGATGAATTTAAGAGAACCGCAGCAGTTGGTGAGGTTTACAGGAAGTTCTCGACAAATGAAAACACGATAACGGTTGGTGGATTGTATGCGATTGATCATTCGACTGCAGTGAAAGCTAAGCTCAACAACCATGGCACACTTGGTGCTCTTCTGCAGCACGAGGTCCTGCCCAGATCACTAGTGACTGTTTCCAGTGAGATTGACACTAAGGCTTTAGAAAAGCATCCAAGGTTTGGTCTCTCTCTTGCTCTCAAACCTTGA
- the VDAC2 gene encoding voltage dependent anion channel 2 (voltage dependent anion channel 2 (VDAC2); FUNCTIONS IN: voltage-gated anion channel activity; INVOLVED IN: response to bacterium, anion transport; LOCATED IN: in 7 components; EXPRESSED IN: 27 plant structures; EXPRESSED DURING: 15 growth stages; CONTAINS InterPro DOMAIN/s: Porin, eukaryotic type (InterPro:IPR001925); BEST Arabidopsis thaliana protein match is: voltage dependent anion channel 5 (TAIR:AT3G49920.1); Has 1807 Blast hits to 1807 proteins in 277 species: Archae - 0; Bacteria - 0; Metazoa - 736; Fungi - 347; Plants - 385; Viruses - 0; Other Eukaryotes - 339 (source: NCBI BLink).): protein MSKGPGLFTDIGKKAKDLLTRDYNSDQKFSISTYSASGVALTSTALKKGGVHAADVATQYKYKNALFDVKIDTDSSVLTTVTLTEILPSTKAIASFKVPDYNSAKLEVQYFHDHATVTAAAALKQNPLIDITATLGSPVISFGAEAGYDTTSKTFTKYNAGISVTKPDACLSIILGDKGDSLKASYLHHFDEFKRTAAVGEVYRKFSTNENTITVGGLYAIDHSTAVKAKLNNHGTLGALLQHEVLPRSLVTVSSEIDTKALEKHPRNNDRRIQIKTVSTTSQFGLVDQLLVIEVHSQRRFSQYC, encoded by the exons ATGAGCAAAGGTCCAGGACTCTTCACCGATATCGGCAAGAAAGCCAAAG ATCTGTTGACGAGAGACTACAATTCCGATCAGAAGTTCAGTATCTCCACTTACAGTGCCTCCGGCGTG GCCCTTACGTCTACTGCTCTGAAGAAAGGAGGAGTTCATGCTGCTGATGTTGCCACCCAATACAAGTACAAGAATGCTTTGTTTGATGTTAAAATCGACACTGATTCTAGT GTTTTGACAACAGTCACACTTACCGAGATCCTCCCATCAACAAAAGCCATTGCCTCCTTCAAAGTCCCTGATTATAATTCCGCCAAG CTCGAGGTGCAATACTTCCACGACCACGCAACAGTTACCGCTGCTGCAGCTTTGAAACAAAACCCACTAATTGACATAACAGCTACTCTTGGTTCGCCAGTCATCTCATTTGGTGCTGAAGCTGGATATGACACAACCTCCAAAACTTTCACCAAGTACAATGCCGGGATCAGTGTGACAAAACCAGATGCTTGCCTCTCCATAATATT gGGAGACAAAGGAGACTCACTCAAAGCATCATACCTTCATCACTTTGATGAATTTAAGAGAACCGCAGCAGTTGGTGAGGTTTACAGGAAGTTCTCGACAAATGAAAACACGATAACGGTTGGTGGATTGTATGCGATTGATCATTCGACTGCAGTGAAAGCTAAGCTCAACAACCATGGCACACTTGGTGCTCTTCTGCAGCACGAGGTCCTGCCCAGATCACTAGTGACTGTTTCCAGTGAGATTGACACTAAGGCTTTAGAAAAGCATCCAAG GAACAATGATAGGAGGATACAAATAAAAACCGTTTCTACAACGAGCCAGTTTGGTTTAGTTGATCAGCTGCTTGTCATCGAGGTACATTCGCAAAGGAGATTCTCCCAATATTGTTGA